The Angustibacter sp. Root456 genome contains the following window.
CGCCGTGCACGTGTCGGGCCACAGCGAGCGGTTCTCGGGCACGACCCTGGAGAACCACGAGGACCACGACGTCGACGAGAAGGTCGGCGTGCTGAACAGCCCGCTCGGCGGCCAGCTGCGCCCCACCGGGCGATGCATCGCCGGCGACATCTGCGCTGTCGCCCGGCTCACCCGGGCCGAGACCGGCGACACCCTCTCGGACATCGGCGACCCCCTGCTCGTCGAGCCTTGGGTCATGCCTGAACCCCTGCTGCCCGTGGCGATCCGCGCGGCCACGCCGTCAGACGAGGAGAAGATGGCCGAGGCGCTCGGACGCCTCACCGTCGAGGACGCCACGGTGCGCATCGAGCACGACCCCAAGACCCAGCAGCTGGTGCTGTGGGCGATGGGTGAGGCGCACGTCGGCCTCGTGCTCGACCGCCTGCAGGACCGCTACGGCGTGCACGTCGAGGCGGTGCCGGTGCGGGTGTCGCTGCGCGAGACGTTCGTCGGAGCCGGGTCGGGGCGCGGCCGGCTGGTCAAGCAGAGCGGCGGCCACGGCCAGTTCGCCGTGTGCGAGGTGGACGTCGAGCCGCTGCCGCCGGGCAGCGGGATCGAGTTCGTCGACCAGGTGGTGGGCGGCGCGGTCCCGCGGCAGTACATCGCCAGCGTCGAGAAGGGCGTGCGCGCGCGGGCGGAGAAGGGCCTCATGGCGGGGTACCCGCTCACCGACGTCCGCGTGACGCTCACGGGGGGCAAGGCGCATTCCGTCGATTCCAGCGACGCCGCCTTCGCGACGGCCGCAGGCATGGCGCTCGAGGACGCCGCGAGCGCCGGCCTGCGGCTGCTCGAGCCGGTCGACGAGGTCGAGATCACGGTGGACGACGAGTACGTCGGGGCCGTGATGACCGACCTGTCGTCGCGCCGAGGGCAGGTCACGGGCACCGAGCCGTTGGGCAACGGCCGCAGCCGGGTGCGGGCCGACGTCCCCGCCACGTCGCTGTCGCGGTACGCCGTCGAGCTGCGGTCGGTGGCTCACGGCACCGGCGTCTTCACCCGTCACTACGTGCGGCACGAGCCGGTGCCGCCCAACGTCGCCGACCGCATCCTCGCCCAGGCCGGGGGCGCTGACGGCTAGCATCACGGCGTGCAGACAGGGGGCACCACGCTCGGGGCGTGGGGTGTGCGGTGGCGAGCCGCGACGTTGACGGTGCTGGCGGCGTTGTTCGTCCTCGGCTCGGTGGTCGGCCAGGACGACTGGTGGCCGTTCTCGCCGTGGCGGATGTTCTCGACGTCGACCCCGGCGTCCGGCGCGGTCGTGGCCATGGCGCTGGAGGTGCAGACGGCGGACGACGTCTCGTGGCGCCCGACCGGACTGACGCCCTGGAACGTCGGTCTCAACCGGGCCGAGGTCGAGGGGCGCATCCCGCAGATCACCAGTGACCCGGGGATGCTCGGCACCCTGGCCGCCAGTCACGTCCGCCTGCACCCCAGCGACGCACCCTGGACCGCGGTGCGGCTCGTGCGCCGCGAGACGGTGATCGTCGACCGCGTGCCGACCGGCGAGGTCCGCACCCGCGAGGTCGCGTCGTGGAGCGCTCGGTGAGCCGGCTGCGCGGATGGCTGTTCGAGCCCGCTCCCCTGGCCCGCGTCGCGCTGCTGCGGGTGGTGGTCTACGCGTTCGTCATCGTCGACGTGGTGTTCCTGCACACCTCGGGCTGGTACCACGGCTTCGCCGACCCGGTCTGGTACGAGCCGCTCGTGGCGGGGCGCCTGCTGCACCTGCCGGCTGCCACGCTCGTGCTCGTCGAGGTGCTCAAGTGGGGGTCGGTGGCCGGCGCCGTCGTGGCCATCACCGGGCGCTTCCCCCGCGCCGCGGGCTGGTTCGTCGCCCTCACCTGGAGCTGGTACCAGTACGTCGCGTTCAGCTACGGCAAGGTCGACCACGACCGGGGCGACTTCGTCTTGGCTCTGCTGCTGCTGCCGACGGTGGGGCTGGCGCACCTGGACGACAAGCGACTCAGCGAGGCGGCCGGCTTCGCGCTGCGAGCGGTGCAGCTCGGCGCGATCGCGACGTACTTCTTGTCGTCGGTGGCCAAGCTGCGCTTCGGCGGCCCGGAGTGGGTCAACTCGGCCACGCTCGTGCGCGCGGTCGTGCGTCGTGGGACGCCGATCGGCGAGCTGTTCCTGCACACGCCGTGGCTGCTGCACGTCGGCCAGTGGGTGATCGTGGGCGCCGAGCTGCTGTCGTGGGTGATCTTCGTGCTGCCCGAGCGCTGGCGCCGGCTCATGGTGCTGGCGTGGTACCTGTTCCACGCCGGCGTCTACGCCACCATCACCATCGCCTTCTGGCCGCACCTGGTGATGATGCTGGCGTTCCTGCCGCTCGAGCAGTACCGCGATCGGGTGGTCGCCTGGTGGCGCCACCGACGTTCCGGCGAGGTGGGACCTTCCTCCCTACCCGCGCCCGATCCCACCGCGACACCCTGACGCGATGAGTTACGAGGTCACCGAGGTCGATCTGCCGGAGCGGCCAGCTGCCGTCGTCCGCGGGCACGTCGCCCACGACGGCATCCCCGCCTTCCTCGGCGGCGCGTTCAGCGCCGTCATCGCCGCCGTCGGCCCCCGCGGTCTCGGCCCGGCGGGTCCGGCGTTCGCCAGGTACCGCGTGGCCGACGACGGCGGCTGGGACATCGAAGCGGGGTTCTCCCTGCTCGCGCCGCTGGTGGGCGGCGACGGCGAGGTCGAGGCCACCACGTTGCCGGCAGGCCTGGCCGCCCGCACGCTGCACGTCGGCGACTACGGCATGCTCGGGGAGGCCTACGCGGCGGTGACGGCGTGGCTGTCGGAGCACGACCTCGCGGCGGCGGGCGAGCCGTGGGAGTGCTACCTCGACGGCCCGGAGGTCGAGACACCACGCACCGAGGTCTTCTTCCCCTGCCGCCCCCGCTGACCGCCCGCCCGAAAGCGGGGGCCACGGTGGTCGGGCCCGGATCGAGGACCGCACGGAGCCCGGCTCGCAGCTGCGCGTGCTCGAGGTGGTGCCTGACCGCGACGGTGCCGCGTCGATCACGGTCGAGTACCTGGCCGGTGACCACGACGAGCTGTGGACGACGGTGGCCGGCTTCTGCGAGTCGGGCGACCTCGACTGGCTCGCCCTGCTATTCGGAGCCTGCGCCGCGGGGCGCGTCGGACGTCTGGACGGCGACCGTCGAAGCAGGCTCGAGGTCGAGGTCGCTCCCGGCGACGTCCGGGGCTCGACGAGGTACGCGGGTCTCCGGTCGCTCGGCCCACGCCCCGGCTGGCGGCGTCGAGCAGTCGTGTCGGAGTACGCCGCCTACTGATGCACGACGAATCGTCGGGCCGCAAGGTGCGGCTCTGGGTGCGGCGAGAGTGCTGCGATCACGACACCTCCGCCGCACCCATGTCCGCACGCTGGGCGGGGGGTCAGGCGCTGGGCCAGGCGTCGGCGAGGCGCTGGCGCGTCTCGCCGAGCAGCACGGGCAGCGGCTTGGTGCGCGCGATGATCGGCATGAAGTTGGCGTCCCCGCCCCACCGCGGCACGACGTGCTGGTGCAGGTGCGCGGCGATGCCCGCGCCGGCCACCGCACCCTGGTTCATGCCGATGTTGAAGCCGTGCGGCGCCGACGCCTTCGTGAGCGCCCGGATCGCCGACTGCGTCAGCGCCGCGACCTCGTGCGCCTCGTCGTCGGTGAGGTCGACGTACGCCGCGACGTGCCGGTACGGGCACACCATGAGGTGCCCCGGGCTGTACGGGTACAGGTTCAGCACGGCGTACGCGAGCTCACCGCGGTGCACGACGAGCCCGCTCTCGTCGTCCAGGCGCGGCACGCGGCAGAACGGGCACTCGTGCGTGGAGTCGTCGGCCGGCTTGCTCTGGCCGTCGATGTAGACCATCCGGTGCGGGGTCCAGAGGCGTTCGAAACCGTCCGGGTCACCGACGAACTGGTCGGCCGGCTCGACGTGCTCCTCGCTCACGGGGTGACGGCCCGCGTGCGGATCGCCTCCAGGATCTCGCCGACGGCGTCGTCGAGCGGCACGCCGTTGTTCTGCGACCCGTCGCGGTAACGGAACGACACGGCGCCCTTGCTGACGTCGTCGTCGCCCGCGATCAGCATGAACGGCACCTTGGCCTTCTGCGCGTTGCGGATCTTCTTCGGGAACCGGTCGTCGGCGGTATCGACCTCGATCCGCACACCCTCAGCGCGCAGCCGGGCTGCGACGTCCTGCAGGTAGTCGACGTGGGCGTCGGCCACGGGGATGGCGACGACCTGCACCGGCGCCAGCCACGCGGGGAACGCCCCGGCGTAGTGCTCGACGAGGATGCCGAAGAACCGCTCGATCGACCCGAACAGCGCGCGGTGGATCATCACCGGGCGCTGCCGCGAGCCGTCCGGCGCGGTGTACTCGAGCTCGAAGAGCTCCGGCTCGAAGAAGTCCAGCTGGATCGTCGACAGCTGCCAGGTGCGCCCGATGGCGTCGGTCGCCTGCACCGAGATCTTCGGCCCGTAGAACGCTGCGCCGCCCGGGTCGTCGACGAGGTGCAGCCCGGACTCGGTGGCCACCTCGCGCAGGGTCTCAGTGGCCTCGGCCCAGGTCGCGTCGTCGCCGACCGACTTCTCGGGGTCGCGGGTCGACAGCTCGAGGTAGAAGTCGTTCAACCCATAGTCGCGCAACAGGTTCAGCACGAAGGTGAGCAGTGACGCCAGCTCGTCGCGCATCTGCTCGCGGGTGCAGTAGATGTGCGCGTCGTCCTGGGTGAAGCCGCGCGCGCGGGTGAGCCCGTGCACGACGCCGGACTTCTCGTACCGGTAGACGGTGCCGAACTCGAACAGCCGCAACGGAAGCTCGCGGTACGACCGCCCACGCGACTGGAACACCAGGTTGTGCATGGGGCAGTTCATCGGCTTGAGGTAGTAGTCCTGCCCGGGCTTGCGCACCGAGCCGTCGGCGTTCAGCTCGGCGTCCAGGTGCATGGGCGGGTACATGCCCTCGGCGTACCACTCCAGGTGACGGGAGGTCTCGAAGAGCTTCGCCTTGGTGATGTGCGGGGTGTTGACGAACGAGTACCCGGCCTCGATGTGCCGGCGGCGCGAGTACTCCTCCATCTCCATGCGCATCACGGCGCCCTTGGGGTGGAAGACCGCCAGGCCGGACCCGATCTCGTCGGGGAAGGAGAACAGGTCGAGCTCGGCGCCCAGCTTGCGGTGGTCGCGGCGCTCGGCCTCGGCCAGCCGGTCGAGGTAGCCCTTGAGCTCGTCCTTGGTGGGCCACGCGGTGCCGTAGACGCGCTGCAGCTGCGGGTTCTTCTCGCTGCCGCGCCAGTAGGCCGCGGCAGTGCGCATGAGCTTGAAGCCGTTGCCGATGAGCTTGGTGGTAGGCAGGTGCGGGCCGCGGCACAGGTCCTTCCAGGCCACGGACCCGTCGCGCCGCAGGTTGTCGTAGATGGTGAGCTCACCGGCGCCCACCTCGGCCGAGGCGCCCTCGGCCGCGTCGGCGGCGCCACCCTTGAGGCCGATGAGCTCGAGCTTGTACGGCTCGTCGGCCAGCTCGGCGCGCGCGTCGTCGTCGCTCACCGCGCGGCGGGCGAAGGTCTGGCCCTCGTTGACGATCTTCTGCATCGCCTTCTCGAGCGCCTTGACGTCGTCCGGCGTGAACGGGGTGTCGACGTCGAAGTCGTAGTAGAAGCCGTCGCGCACCGGCGGCCCGATGCCCAGCCGCGCCTTGGGGTTCACCTGCTGCACCGCCTGGGCGAGCACGTGAGCGGTCGAGTGGCGCAGCACCGCCAAGCCGTCCTCGCTGTCGATGGTGACGGGCTCGACGACGTCACCGTCGCTCAGGACGTGGCTGAGGTCGCGCAGCTCGCCGCCGACGCGGGCGACGACGACGGCCTGCGGACCGCGGGAGGCGTCCTCGAACAGCTCGCCCGCCGTCGTCCCCGCCGGCACCGATCGCTCGCTCCCGGCGACGGACACGGTGATCTGGGCGGACACGAGAGGCCTCCTGGTCAGTCGGACGCCGGCACTCACCGGCTCAGGCGATCGTATCGGCGCGGCGTGGTGCCGACCGACGGGGTTTCGTGGCGTCAGACGAGCCGGACGTCGTCCCCGACCTCGACCGTACCGGCCCGCAGCACGTCGGCGTAGACGCCCAGGCAGTGCTTCGGCTGCTGGCTGATGCGCAGGACGACGTCGCCCAGGTGCAGCTCGCGGCCGACCCACGCGGTCTCGAGCTCGCCGTCGACGAGGTCGAGCTCGACGTTCGCTCGCGGCTCCTCGACGCTGCACGCCGGGTCGCCGAAGGTGGTGCCCTCGTCGGCTGCCGCCCGCTCGACGGCCTGACGGCTCACCACGTGCACGGGCGCGACGTCCGCGAACGACGCGCCGTCGGCCACCTGAAGCCGGGCGGGCCGGCCGACCAGCCGGGCGACGGCCGCGTCGGCGGCGCTGCCGGTCAGTGGCTCGTCCTCGCCCGCGAGCACCAGCTCGGGGGCGTGCGCACCGTCCGGGACGACGGCGGCGACGTCCCGCAGACCGTTGACCTGCTTGGCGGTCACCACCGCCCCCTCGTCGTCGACGACAGCCCAGGCGCGGTCGTGCTGCAGGCCGCTCGCCTCGACGCGGGCGTGCTCAAGCCGGGGGGCGGTCATGGACTTCACGGGGAAGGCGCGCAGGCCGGCGACGCGTCCGACCACCGGCCCGTAGTGCTCGGCTTCGTGGCTCACGCAGGCGAGCCTACGCCTGCGCGCAGCCCGCACGAGAACGCAGAACCCGCCGGTCGCGAGGCGACCAGCGGGTTGCGGAAGTGGGCGATACTGGGTTCGAACCAGTGACCTCCTCGGTGTGAACGAGGCGCTCTACCACTGAGCCAATCGCCCGTGCTGCGGTCGGTAACACTACCCGATGCCGGGGCCCTCACTCCAACCCGGGCACCCGCACCAGGAGGTCGTGCGCGAAGGCGGGCAGCCACCCGGGCACGCCGAACGCCGCGAAGTAAGCCCAGAAGATGGCCAGCACGAGCACGAGGGTGGCGAGCCCGACGGCGATTCGCACCCACAGGGCCTGCTGGCTGATCCACGTGGTCCACCGATGCACGTGACGGCGCGCGAAGCCGAGCAGCCGGTCAGCCTTCTCGAACTCGCTCGCCAAGATCGCCAGGCCGACGAACACGATCGCCCAGCCCGGGCCGGGGGCCGGAATCGCCAGGATGCCCACGGCCATGACCGCCAGGCCGACCACCCCCACCACGATGCGGTAGATGCGTCGGGTCGTGGGATTTCGCTTGAGGCGAGCGCGCCAGGCGAAGCGATCCTCGTCCTCGTCGACCACCGTCGCGCGGTCGTGAGGGTGACGATCGTGGGCGTGGTGGTCCTGAAGGTGGTGGTCGCGCTCCCCCGGCGGCGGCTGCTCCATGGTCGGCAAGCGTACTTTCGGGTGACCTGCCCCGGTCAGCCGACGCGGTTTGCTCGTGTCTATACCCGGGCTTGACCATCTCTTTACTGTTGCGGCAGTAGGGTTTGCGGCTGAGCGGAAGACTTTCCGTCGAAATCGGACAGTGAGGTTTGACGGGTCCTCCAGGTGGGAACATCTGCGAAGACCGGGTTTGTCGACCGGGCTATCCCGCCCCTCGCCCCAGGAGGACGCGCCATGCTGCAGCCCCCCATGTCGGTCATCGACGACGTCGACCTGCGCCTGGTGGTGCCAGGGGACGAAGGCGTCCAGCTGACCGCCACGCTGCGGTTCGAGGCCAGCGACCCGTTCGCCGTCGAGGCCACCTTCCGGGCCGGGGCGGAGTCGATCTCGTGGGTGCTCGGCCGCGACCTGCTCGCCGACGGCCTGCACGGTGACTGCGGCGAGGGTGACGTGCGCGTCTGGCCCACCGTCGACCGCGGGCGGCACGTGGTGATGCTGCAGCTCAGCTCCCCCGACGGCAGCGCCCTGCTGGCCGCCGACGCGACCGGCTTGGACGCCTTCTTGCGCCGTACCTACGAGGCCGTGCCGCTCGGCTTCGAGGGCGACCACCTCGACCTCGACTCGGTCGTCGCCAAGCTGCTCACCTGAGCCGAGGCCGGCCTCAGGGGTCGACGTTCGCGGCAGCCCGCCGACGGAACAGGTCGGCCGCTGCCGTCCCGAGCGCCCCCGGTGCCTCCAGGTGGCGGTCGTCCACCTGCCGCACCGGCTGGACGTCGCGGGTCGATGAGGTCAGCAGCACCTCCGTGGCGGCCCGCAGGTCGTCCAGGCCCAGCTCGGCCTCCACGACCTCGATCCCGTCGTCGATCGCCCACTCGATCAGCAGCTCGCGGGTGATGCCACCCAGGCAGCCGGACGACAGCGGCGGCGTCACCAGCCGGCCGTCCACAGCCACGAAGACGTTCGACCCGGTGCCCTCACACAGGTGCCCGCGCGTGTTGGTGAACAGCGCCTCGCTGGCCCCGTGCCGTCGGGCGTGGGCCAGCGCCACGACGTTCTCGGCGTACGACGTGGTCTTCAGCCCGGCGACGGCGCTGCGCTCGTTGCGGGTCCAGGGCACCACGCTCACCACCGTCGACGCCTCGGGACGCGACACCGGCGAGGCCACGACGACGTAGGTCGGCGACGCATCACCGCGGTCGGAACCGAGCGGCCCGTAACCGCCGGTCATGGTGAGTCGCAGCCGGCCGAAACCGATCGGCTCGCCGGCCTCCAGGACGGCGGCCATGCCCTCTCGCAGCGCGGTGACGTCGGGAGGCACCAGCCCGAGCCCCGCGGCCGAGGTCGCGAGGCGGCGCAGGTGCCGGGTGAGCGCAAAGGGCTCGCCGTCGACGACCTTCAGCGTCTCGAAGACGCCGTCGCCGACCGTGAGTCCGTGGTCGAGCGCGCAGATCGCCGGGGCTTGCGGGTCGACGAGCCGACCATCCACCCACACCCGCAGCTGCGCGTCGACCATGCCCTGAGTGTCTCAGAGGCCCCGGCGAGCGCCGTGGGGGCGCGCCGCCACGGCGAGCAGCGTCGCCGCCTTGAGCTCGGTCTCGTCCCACTCCCCTTGCGGATCGGACCCCCAGGTGACCCCCGCGCCGGTGCCGAAGCGCAGCACGCGCTCGCCCGCTGGGTCGCCGTCGGCCCAGAACGTCCGGATCCCGACCGCGAGCCGGGCCGTCCCGGCGTCCGCGTCGATCCAGCCCACGGCGCCGCAGTAGGGCCCGCGCGCCGAGCGCTCCAGGTCGGTGATGGCCCGCAGCGCGCTCGACTTCGGCGCGCCGGTGACCGACGCCGGGGGCATCGTGGCCGCCCACAGGTCCGGCCAGCCCGAGCCCGCTCGCAGCTCCCCCTCGACGCGGGAGACCAGGTGCACCAGACCCGGGTGGGCCTCGGCCGCCAGCAGCGCCGGCACCTCCACCGAGCCGGGCTCGCAGACCGTCGACAGGTCGTTGCGAGCGAGGTCGACGATCATGACGTTCTCGTCGACGTCCTTGGGCAGCAGCCGCGACGCCTCGGTGGCGGTCCCCTTGATCGGCCCCGTGCGCACCCGCCGGCCCGCACGCTCGAGGAAGAGCTCGGGTGAGGCGCAGACCACCTCGAGCCCGGGCAGCCGCACGTAGCCCGCGTAGGGCGCGGGGTTGTCGCGCTGGACGGCCGCCGCCAAAGCCAGCAGGTCGGCGTCCGGGTCGATCCGCCGGCTGAGCACCCGACAGACGTTCACCTGGTAGACCTCGCCGCACCCGATGCGGTCGCGCACCTCCTCGCAGGCCGCGAGGTACTGCTCGTGCTGGAGCGACGTCGTCCAGCCCGCAGGGTGCAGACCGGGCCACCCGCGCGGTGAGGGTGGCAACGGCGCCTCGCGGACGGTGGCGAACCGGGCCAGCCTCACGCGTCCTTCGAACTCGCCCACCACCG
Protein-coding sequences here:
- a CDS encoding aminotransferase class IV produces the protein MRVWVDGRLVDPQAPAICALDHGLTVGDGVFETLKVVDGEPFALTRHLRRLATSAAGLGLVPPDVTALREGMAAVLEAGEPIGFGRLRLTMTGGYGPLGSDRGDASPTYVVVASPVSRPEASTVVSVVPWTRNERSAVAGLKTTSYAENVVALAHARRHGASEALFTNTRGHLCEGTGSNVFVAVDGRLVTPPLSSGCLGGITRELLIEWAIDDGIEVVEAELGLDDLRAATEVLLTSSTRDVQPVRQVDDRHLEAPGALGTAAADLFRRRAAANVDP
- the thrS gene encoding threonine--tRNA ligase; the encoded protein is MSAQITVSVAGSERSVPAGTTAGELFEDASRGPQAVVVARVGGELRDLSHVLSDGDVVEPVTIDSEDGLAVLRHSTAHVLAQAVQQVNPKARLGIGPPVRDGFYYDFDVDTPFTPDDVKALEKAMQKIVNEGQTFARRAVSDDDARAELADEPYKLELIGLKGGAADAAEGASAEVGAGELTIYDNLRRDGSVAWKDLCRGPHLPTTKLIGNGFKLMRTAAAYWRGSEKNPQLQRVYGTAWPTKDELKGYLDRLAEAERRDHRKLGAELDLFSFPDEIGSGLAVFHPKGAVMRMEMEEYSRRRHIEAGYSFVNTPHITKAKLFETSRHLEWYAEGMYPPMHLDAELNADGSVRKPGQDYYLKPMNCPMHNLVFQSRGRSYRELPLRLFEFGTVYRYEKSGVVHGLTRARGFTQDDAHIYCTREQMRDELASLLTFVLNLLRDYGLNDFYLELSTRDPEKSVGDDATWAEATETLREVATESGLHLVDDPGGAAFYGPKISVQATDAIGRTWQLSTIQLDFFEPELFELEYTAPDGSRQRPVMIHRALFGSIERFFGILVEHYAGAFPAWLAPVQVVAIPVADAHVDYLQDVAARLRAEGVRIEVDTADDRFPKKIRNAQKAKVPFMLIAGDDDVSKGAVSFRYRDGSQNNGVPLDDAVGEILEAIRTRAVTP
- a CDS encoding SsgA family sporulation/cell division regulator; this translates as MLQPPMSVIDDVDLRLVVPGDEGVQLTATLRFEASDPFAVEATFRAGAESISWVLGRDLLADGLHGDCGEGDVRVWPTVDRGRHVVMLQLSSPDGSALLAADATGLDAFLRRTYEAVPLGFEGDHLDLDSVVAKLLT
- a CDS encoding elongation factor G-like protein EF-G2; protein product: MAHEAASPQRVRNVVLVGHAGSGKTTLVESLLLATGAITRAGSVDDGTTVTDFDDQAKKQHRSVALAVASCEWDGTKINLVDTPGHPDYVGELRAGLRAADAALFVVSAVDGLDGATALLWDECASVGMPRAVVVTKLDQPRADFEESVAVCQRVFGDGVVPLYLPLHDEGTEDADTVAGLIGLLSLQLADYSGGSRTVRDSDPEHQELVEGRRSDLIEAIIQESEDDALMDRYLAGEAVGTDILIPDLERAVARGSFYPVLPVVGETGVGAHELLEIITQGFPAPDEHPLPGVTTPDGDPRGPLTCDPDGPLVAEVVKTTTDPYVGRVSLVRVFSGTLHPDTAVHVSGHSERFSGTTLENHEDHDVDEKVGVLNSPLGGQLRPTGRCIAGDICAVARLTRAETGDTLSDIGDPLLVEPWVMPEPLLPVAIRAATPSDEEKMAEALGRLTVEDATVRIEHDPKTQQLVLWAMGEAHVGLVLDRLQDRYGVHVEAVPVRVSLRETFVGAGSGRGRLVKQSGGHGQFAVCEVDVEPLPPGSGIEFVDQVVGGAVPRQYIASVEKGVRARAEKGLMAGYPLTDVRVTLTGGKAHSVDSSDAAFATAAGMALEDAASAGLRLLEPVDEVEITVDDEYVGAVMTDLSSRRGQVTGTEPLGNGRSRVRADVPATSLSRYAVELRSVAHGTGVFTRHYVRHEPVPPNVADRILAQAGGADG
- a CDS encoding anthranilate synthase component I family protein; the protein is MTATSSARAALAWFGGRLARQLVEVVDAHGPDEVASALARLERTGGWWAVVGEFEGRVRLARFATVREAPLPPSPRGWPGLHPAGWTTSLQHEQYLAACEEVRDRIGCGEVYQVNVCRVLSRRIDPDADLLALAAAVQRDNPAPYAGYVRLPGLEVVCASPELFLERAGRRVRTGPIKGTATEASRLLPKDVDENVMIVDLARNDLSTVCEPGSVEVPALLAAEAHPGLVHLVSRVEGELRAGSGWPDLWAATMPPASVTGAPKSSALRAITDLERSARGPYCGAVGWIDADAGTARLAVGIRTFWADGDPAGERVLRFGTGAGVTWGSDPQGEWDETELKAATLLAVAARPHGARRGL
- a CDS encoding TIGR02611 family protein yields the protein MEQPPPGERDHHLQDHHAHDRHPHDRATVVDEDEDRFAWRARLKRNPTTRRIYRIVVGVVGLAVMAVGILAIPAPGPGWAIVFVGLAILASEFEKADRLLGFARRHVHRWTTWISQQALWVRIAVGLATLVLVLAIFWAYFAAFGVPGWLPAFAHDLLVRVPGLE
- a CDS encoding MOSC N-terminal beta barrel domain-containing protein — protein: MSHEAEHYGPVVGRVAGLRAFPVKSMTAPRLEHARVEASGLQHDRAWAVVDDEGAVVTAKQVNGLRDVAAVVPDGAHAPELVLAGEDEPLTGSAADAAVARLVGRPARLQVADGASFADVAPVHVVSRQAVERAAADEGTTFGDPACSVEEPRANVELDLVDGELETAWVGRELHLGDVVLRISQQPKHCLGVYADVLRAGTVEVGDDVRLV
- a CDS encoding HIT domain-containing protein translates to MSEEHVEPADQFVGDPDGFERLWTPHRMVYIDGQSKPADDSTHECPFCRVPRLDDESGLVVHRGELAYAVLNLYPYSPGHLMVCPYRHVAAYVDLTDDEAHEVAALTQSAIRALTKASAPHGFNIGMNQGAVAGAGIAAHLHQHVVPRWGGDANFMPIIARTKPLPVLLGETRQRLADAWPSA
- a CDS encoding GyrI-like domain-containing protein; the encoded protein is MSYEVTEVDLPERPAAVVRGHVAHDGIPAFLGGAFSAVIAAVGPRGLGPAGPAFARYRVADDGGWDIEAGFSLLAPLVGGDGEVEATTLPAGLAARTLHVGDYGMLGEAYAAVTAWLSEHDLAAAGEPWECYLDGPEVETPRTEVFFPCRPR